A stretch of the Candidatus Bathyarchaeia archaeon genome encodes the following:
- a CDS encoding 30S ribosomal protein S26e has protein sequence MPKKRKSRGRSKGGKGRSEVIQCSNCGMLVPRDKVKRVTTWVSLVDPVLAKELRSKGAYISRQKVIKNYCVSCAVHFGVAKVRSREERKLYR, from the coding sequence ATGCCGAAGAAACGCAAATCCAGGGGTAGGAGCAAGGGGGGGAAAGGTAGGAGCGAAGTGATCCAGTGCTCGAACTGCGGCATGCTGGTGCCTAGGGATAAGGTCAAGAGGGTTACGACTTGGGTTTCCTTGGTCGACCCAGTTTTGGCGAAGGAACTGCGGAGCAAGGGGGCCTATATATCGAGGCAAAAGGTCATCAAGAATTATTGCGTATCCTGCGCGGTCCACTTCGGCGTTGCGAAGGTTAGGTCGAGGGAGGAGAGGAAGCTTTACCGTTAG